From a single Nicotiana tabacum cultivar K326 chromosome 8, ASM71507v2, whole genome shotgun sequence genomic region:
- the LOC107772811 gene encoding uncharacterized protein LOC107772811: protein MDALREMPGYAKMMKDLMSRKFDFQDLSTITLTQTCSAVVTRPMAKKFFDPSSFTISCTIGSYAFAKALCDLGASINFIPLAIYTKLGIGRARPTSVLLQLDNRMVKRPVGILDDVLVQVGKFVFPADFVILDCQVDEEIPIILGRLFLATRRPLIDCDTGELKMRVNNEEIIFNI, encoded by the coding sequence ATGGATGCTTTGAGGGAAATGCCAGGCTATGCGAAAATGATGAAGGATTTGATGTCTCGAAAGTTTGACTTCCAGGACCTGTCTACTATAACTCTAACTCAAACCTGTAGTGCGGTAGTGACAAGACCTATGGCTAAAAAGTTTTTTGATCCTAGTAGTTTCACTATCTCATGCACAATTGGAagttatgcttttgctaaagcattgtgtgacttGGGAGCCAGCATTAACTTTATACCTTTGGCAATCTACACAAAGTTAggcattggcagagctagaccAACCTCAGTTTTGTTGCAACTGGATAATCGCATGGTGAAAAGGCCAGTAGGAATTCTAGATGATGTGCTCGTCCAAGTGGGGAAGTTTGTATTTCCTGCTGATTTTGTTATACTTGACTGTCAGGTTGACGAAGAAAtacccataattttgggaaggctaTTTTTAGCCACTAGGAGACCATTGATTGACTGTGATACTGGAGAGTTAAAAATGAGAGTGAATAATGAAGaaataatattcaatatttaa